Proteins encoded together in one Lathyrus oleraceus cultivar Zhongwan6 chromosome 5, CAAS_Psat_ZW6_1.0, whole genome shotgun sequence window:
- the LOC127083194 gene encoding probable magnesium transporter NIPA1, whose amino-acid sequence MGMSSDNIIGLVLALSSSIFIGSSYIIKKMGLTKAGNNGNRAASGGHSYLLEPQWWAGMTTMIVGEIANFAAYAFAPAILVTPLGALSIIFSAVLAHFILKERLHIFGMLGCALCMVGSTTIVLHAPRERDIHSVKEVWQLATEPGFIVYSCLVVILVLVLIFVFAEKYGKTHMIVYVGLCSLTGSITVMGVKAVGIALKLTFEGKNQFIYFQTWFFTIIVIGCCLMQINYLNKALDTFNTTVISPVYYVMFTSLTIIASIIMFKEWDTQDASQIVTELCGFVTILSGTFLLHKTQDMGSKPTETSVPSSPHLPYTIKSPDRSDI is encoded by the exons ATGGGGATGTCTTCTGACAATATTATAGGGCTTGTTTTGGCTCTATCTTCTAGCATTTTCATTGGTTCTAGCtatataattaaaaaaatggGTCTTACAAAAGCTGGCAATAATGGAAATAGAGCAG CCTCAGGAGGGCATTCATATTTGTTAGAACCGCAGTGGTGGGCTGGAATGACTACAA TGATTGTTGGGGAAATAGCTAATTTTGCAGCTTATGCATTTGCACCTGCCATTCTTGTAACTCCTTTGGGAGCTTTAAGCATCATTTTTAG TGCGGTGCTAGCTCACTTCATCTTGAAAGAGAGACTGCACATTTTTGGCATGCTTGGATGTGCTCTCTGTATGGTAGGGTCTACGACTATTGTTCTTCATGCACCGCGTGAGAGAGACATTCATTCTGTCAAGGAAGTATGGCAACTTGCTACAGAACCAG GTTTTATTGTATACTCTTGTTTGGTGGTGATACTGGTTTTAGTTCTTATTTTCGTTTTTGCGGAAAAATATGGAAAGACACATATGATTGTTTATGTTGGATTATGCTCTCTGACGGGCTCGATTACG GTTATGGGTGTGAAAGCAGTAGGAATAGCTTTGAAGCTTACATTTGAAGGGAAGAATCAATTTATTTACTTTCAGACGTGGTTCTTTACAATAATTGTCATAGGATGTTGTCTTATGCAAATCAACTACTTGAACAAG GCTCTAGATACCTTCAACACTACTGTCATATCACCGGTTTACTACGTCATGTTTACCTCATTAACCATAATTGCCAGCATAATCATGTTTAAG GAATGGGACACACAAGATGCATCGCAGATCGTCACGGAGTTGTGCGGATTCGTGACAATTTTATCCGGAACATTTCTCCTTCACAAAACTCAGGATATGGGAAGCAAACCGACCGAAACTTCTGTTCCTTCAAGTCCGCACCTTCCTTACACAATTAAGTCACCAGACAGATCTGACATTTGA
- the LOC127079903 gene encoding uncharacterized protein LOC127079903, which translates to MRKKLEKFLEIFRKLEINIPFSEALEPMPIYAKFMKDIISKKCIIDTETYSAILRGMKIPVKKKDRGFVTIPCTIGDRSFKKALIDLGACVSLMPLSIYRKLGIRTIQDTRTTLQIAYHSVKRPYGVVEDVLVKIDKFVFPVDFVILEMPKDEEIPLILRRSFLETGRCVIDIKEGTMTLKVYDKELKIDVRSTMKHKEDIGTSNAVEVIDKMVVKVIPSQVPKLPLERVLSLSAQEIEDNEDAREKEMLALLDVQPPWLKSKPRRWEDLRAPRGTETKKEDEAGTGAKLKQLPENLKYVFLDA; encoded by the coding sequence ATGAGAAAAAAACTTGAGAAGTTCTTAGAGATTTTCAGAAAGTTAGAAATTAAcattccattctctgaggcacttGAGCCGATGCCCATCTATGCAAAATTCATGAAGGATATCATCTCCAAGAAATGCATCATTGACACTGAAACTTATAGTGCTATTTTGCGGGGTATGAAGATCCCAGTAAAAAAGAAAGATAGAGGTTTTGTCACCATTCCATGCACCATTGGAGATAGATCATTCAAAAAGGCACTTATTGATTTGGGAGCTTGTGTGAGTCTTATGCCTTTGTCCATTTACAGGAAGTTGGGAATAAGAACAATTCAAGATACCAGGACGACACTCCAAATTGCATATcactcagtgaagagaccttATGGTGTAGTTGAAGATGTTCTGGTTAAGATAGATAAATTTGTGTTCCCTGTTGATTTTGTGATTCTTGAGATGCCTAAAGATGAAGAGATCCCTCTTATTCTACGAAGATCTTTCCTAGAAACAGGGAGATGTGTGATAGACATTAAGGAAGGAACCATGACCCTCAAAGTTTATGATAAAGAGCTAAAAATTGATGTGAGAAGCACCATGAAACACAAAGAAGACATAGGGACAAGTAATGCAGTGGAAGTGATAGATAAAATGGTAGTAAAAGTTATTCCGAGCCAAGTCCCTAAGTTGCCTTTGGAAAGAGTTCTTAGTTTGTCCGCCCAAGAAATAGAGGATAATGAGGATGCAAGAGAGAAGGAAATGCTTGCCTTGTTGGATGTGCAACCACCTTGGTTGAAATCCAAACCACGCCGGTGGGAGGATTTAAGAGCTCCACGGGGAACCGAGACAAAAAAGGAAGATGAAGCAGGTACAGGTGCAAAATTAAAACAATTACCTGAAAATCTGAAGTATGTCTTTTTGGATGCTTGA